The following are from one region of the Rhizobium sullae genome:
- a CDS encoding type IV toxin-antitoxin system AbiEi family antitoxin domain-containing protein, whose amino-acid sequence MDTAGTQRARALELLKARHMLRLKDFVANGIGSETLARLVRDEEVVRPARGLYQLPDAAADARHTLAEASALVPKGIVCLTSALQFHELTLQMPSAVWMAIDRTAWRPKIDYPPIRFVRFTGTALTEGVERHCIEGVKVPITNPARSIVDCFRYRTKVGLDVAMEGLREGLRQRKTTSDELWTYAKRARIWSIMRSYVEATVADGA is encoded by the coding sequence ATGGACACGGCTGGCACCCAACGGGCTCGCGCACTGGAACTCCTGAAGGCCCGACATATGCTGCGGCTGAAGGATTTCGTCGCGAACGGCATTGGCTCAGAGACGCTCGCGCGTCTCGTGCGAGATGAAGAAGTCGTTCGTCCGGCGCGCGGCCTTTACCAACTTCCCGACGCTGCGGCCGACGCACGACATACTCTGGCCGAGGCATCGGCGCTAGTGCCGAAAGGGATCGTCTGCCTGACCTCGGCGCTGCAATTTCATGAGCTGACGCTGCAAATGCCGTCGGCGGTCTGGATGGCCATCGATCGAACGGCTTGGCGCCCCAAGATCGACTATCCGCCTATCCGTTTCGTACGCTTCACCGGCACCGCTCTCACCGAGGGCGTCGAGCGGCATTGCATCGAGGGGGTCAAGGTGCCGATCACAAATCCGGCGCGTTCGATCGTCGATTGCTTCCGCTATCGGACGAAAGTTGGCCTCGATGTTGCGATGGAGGGGCTGCGCGAGGGGCTCCGGCAGCGCAAGACGACAAGTGACGAACTCTGGACATATGCGAAGAGGGCCAGAATCTGGTCGATCATGCGATCCTATGTTGAAGCGACGGTGGCTGATGGCGCGTGA
- a CDS encoding nucleotidyl transferase AbiEii/AbiGii toxin family protein: MLERLLYRLSLSAHRDRFILKGAMLFVTWVADPFRPTRDLDLLGHGESSPKAIAETFHAICMQPVEDDGVVFDVDGLEAAPIREEVEYGGVRVRTTATIAGARIPIQVDIGFGDAVTPGPVDIEYPSLLDAPAPRLRAYPVIAEKFEALVTLGMANSRLKDFYDLWLITETFELERSTLAEAVRQTFARRGTDFPKERPMGLSDAYAEAWDRQWRTFLGRERMTAAPPGLATVVADLGRFLLPLTWALEGNWLWKPRSGWTQA, translated from the coding sequence GTGCTCGAGCGGCTCCTGTACCGCCTGAGCCTATCCGCGCATCGCGACCGCTTCATCCTCAAGGGCGCGATGCTGTTCGTTACCTGGGTCGCCGACCCTTTTCGGCCGACGCGGGATCTCGACCTGCTGGGCCACGGCGAAAGCAGTCCTAAGGCCATCGCAGAGACTTTCCATGCTATTTGCATGCAGCCGGTCGAGGATGACGGCGTTGTCTTCGACGTGGATGGGCTCGAGGCCGCGCCGATCCGAGAAGAAGTCGAGTATGGCGGCGTTCGCGTCCGCACCACGGCCACCATCGCAGGCGCCCGCATTCCGATTCAGGTGGATATAGGCTTCGGCGACGCCGTCACGCCGGGACCGGTCGATATAGAATATCCATCGTTGCTCGATGCGCCGGCGCCGCGCCTTCGAGCCTATCCGGTCATCGCCGAGAAATTCGAGGCGCTGGTTACACTCGGCATGGCGAATAGCCGCCTGAAGGATTTCTACGATCTTTGGCTGATCACCGAAACGTTCGAGCTCGAGCGGTCCACCCTCGCGGAAGCCGTGCGCCAGACTTTCGCTAGAAGAGGGACAGATTTTCCGAAGGAGAGGCCGATGGGTCTCAGCGATGCCTATGCCGAAGCATGGGATAGGCAGTGGCGGACGTTTCTCGGTCGCGAACGTATGACGGCCGCGCCGCCAGGCTTGGCCACGGTAGTGGCGGATCTCGGGCGGTTTCTATTGCCCCTGACGTGGGCCCTTGAGGGCAATTGGCTTTGGAAGCCTCGTTCGGGATGGACGCAGGCGTAG